CACCTGCAGCGCGATGCGGTTGTTCGGCAGAAGCGTCGGCGTAAACTGGAGTGAGACACCGAACTGCTTGTATTCAATACCGATCTGGTCGTTGCCGACCGGCACTGGCACCGGTATCTCGCCGCCTGCGAGAAAGCTGGCGCTCTGGCCGGTGACGGCGGTGATGTTCGGTTCGGCAAGGATCGTCAATATGCCATTCGCCTGTAGCGCATCGAGCAGCACGTTGACGTTGACGTGCTCGCCCCTTGCGCCGATCGCAATCCCCGTGTCGTCCTCGTTGCTGGCGCCGCCGGTCCGGATGATGCCGAAGGAGAACGATCCACTGTTGACGAAGGCGCTCCAATCGATGCCGTAGCGCGTCAATTCGTTGCGGGCGACTTCGGCGAAGCGGACGCGAATATTGACCTGGTTCGTGCCGGCGATCGTCGTATTGTTGAGCGCCGGATTGTCCGGGGTCGAATAGCTCTGCAGGACATTTTCCATGTCCATCGCTTCACCGACATTGCGGGTCTGGCCGGTGCCGACATATTGGCCGCCGAACAGGCTTATATCGACTCTGGTGGTGGGCTGCAGCGCCCGCGCCGACTGGTTGGCGGCTCGCGGGTTGCCGCTGACGCGAACCTGCACTGTACCGCGCGTGCTCTGGTCGGCGCTGAGCGCAGTGAGATCTGTGTCGCCGATCTTCGTCGCATAGATATAGACCACGCCCGGCGAAACGACGCGCACATCTGCGATCGCCGTATCGGCGAGGAAGACCGACTCGACCGGTTCGTCGAAGCGCAGGATCTGGCCCTCCCCGACGGCGAGCTCAAGAACCTGGCCGTTTTTCGCATCGATCTTCACCTGCGCCTTCGCAGATGGCGCAAAAAAGCCGAGCGCAAGCGTGGCCACCAGGATGAATGAAAGTAAATCTCCTGCCGCAATCGCGCGGAGGCTTCGCAAGCTCAGCATTCCATTTCCTATTCGTTCCCCTCACCGGCGCGCCCGGGCGCGCATGTCAAAGCCTTGTGTTTTATGATGTGCTCCGGAGAATTCATGCACGGCCGCCTTCGAGCTGCGCCGTTCCGGCGACCGGGAGCGCGATATAGCCAATGCACTGGACGCTGAACTCCGGGGAAATTTCCTGGTAGGAAAGAACTGCCACATTTACGTCGTGGCGCGTCAGAAGGTTCCGGATGTGCCGACGGACATCCATCGACGTCAGGATCGCGGTTCGGCACTGGAGATCCGCTTTCTCCTGCCGCTTCTTCAATTCTTCCAGGATCGGCGCCGCCAGCCGGTCCGAAATCGCGCCCGCCGGCCCCATATTCTTTTCGATGGCCGCTCTCACCTCGTCTTCGAACGGCCGCGTCAGCAGATAGGCCGAAACGATCCTGTTGTCGTCGGCAAGGCGGAAGCAGATCTGCCGGCCGAGGCTTGCCCGCACGCTGTCGGTCAGAGCCTGCACACCCTGAATTTGCGCGCCGCGCTCGGCAATCGCCTGAAGAATGATGCGCATGTTGGTGATCGGAACGTCTTCTTCGATCAGCCTTCGCAAGACGTCGGCAAGCTTCTGCACGGAAACTGCCTCCAGAACCTCTCGGATCAGGTCGCCGTAGGGCTCCTCCAGGCGGCCAAGGAGCGCGCGCACTTCCTGTGCGTCGACGAACTCCGGCGCATAGCGGCGCAGGACACGCTCCAGAAGCGTCATCACGACATCGGCTGACTCGCAATAGCCGACGCCGGCAGCGTCAAGTGCTGCCGCATGGGATTGTTCGACCCAGACGAGCTTCAGGCCCAGGAGGTCCGGTTGCCTCACATAGGGGACCAACATGATGTCGAGATCGACCGTTTCGTCCCACACCATGACATGGCCGGGCAAGAGCGCGGCCTCGACGACCGGAACGCCCTCGAAATCGATGCGAAACTCAGCCGGCGCCCGCCGGGGATCCGCCACCAGGCCGATCCCCGGGACGCGAATACCGAGGTCGTCGAGGATCGCTGCGGCGGACGCCTCTGTCCGCTCGGCGAAGACCGGCAGCGGAAGAGCCCGGGCAAGGTCCCCTCCAAGCGATACAGTGATCCTGTGCGCGACCCCGACGAGGTTGCCGGGACCGCCGGGCAAACTGCCGGCTATATGCTCGACGACGGGACTGCCGGAAGAGACCGGCCGGAGCGCCTCGCGTCGGATCGATGCGGTTCCTGCCGCATCGCCGACGGCAGGCCGCCGGCGCGCGGTGTGGGCAAGAAGCCCGGCCACGGCAGCGAGAGTCCAAAAGACAATCAGCGGAAAGCCCGGAACCAGGCCGAAGGCGAAGAGGATGGCGGCCGCCAGCGCCAGCGCGCGGTCGCTCGCACCGAGTTGCCCGAGGATTTCAGAACTCAAGTCCTGCGGGCGCTGGCCAGACGGCACGCGTGTTACCACCGCTCCGGCCGCCACTGCCATCATCAGCGCAGGTATCTGTGAGATCAGGCCATCGCCGACGGTCAGCAGTGAATAGGTATGGGCAGCGTCGCCGACGGTCATGCCGCGTCGCACGGATCCAATCGTAAGCCCGCCGATGAGATTGATCGTGATAATGATCAGGCCCGCGACGGCGTCTCCTTTGACGAACTTCATGGCACCGTCCATGGCGCCGTAGAACTGGCTCTCGCGCTCGAGCTCTTCGCGCCTTCGACGCGCCTCCTGCTGGTCGATTTCGCCGCTGCGGGCCTCATTGTCGATGCTCATCTGCTTGCCCGGCATGGCGTCGAGGGCAAAGCGCGCGCCCACTTCGGCGACACGCTCAGCGCCCTTGGTGATTACAACGAACTGAGCGATGGTGATGATCAGAAAGACGATGAGACCGACGAGCACATCGCCGCCGACAACGAAGTCTCCGAAGGCCGAAACAATCTGCCCGGCGTCTGCCTGCGTCAGGATCAGCCGGGTCGTCGTGATCGAAAGCGCGAGGCGAAAAAGGGTTCCGAGCAGAATGATCGATGGCAGAGACGAGAATTGGACGGGGCTCGACACATAGAGCGCGCCGACAAGGATAAGGAGGCTGTAGAAGAAGTTAAATCCGATCAGAGCGTCGACCAGAAAGGTCGGCATCGGAATGATCATCATCGTGATCGCGAGCATCACCAGTGCCGCAACGACGATATCCGACCGGCGCGAGGCGGCCCTGGCGAACTGGTTGACGGTGGCGATTGCGTTCATTTCACCGCCCTCGCCTGAAGATAGGCCTTGAAGGTGTCGCGCGCCTGGTCTTCCTGTCCACGCAGCCAGTGCGCCCTGCTCCTCAGGCGGGCAAGATCCGGATCGGCTTCCTTTGAGATTTCGCTGATGCGATCGATGGAGGCGATCGCACGCATTCCAGCGTCCGTCTCGACAAATGCGTCGGCCAGCGAATGCAATATCGAGACGTTTTCCGGTGCCATTCGTGCTGCGAGAAGCAAGAAGACGAGGCCGCGCTCATGGTGTCCGGCGCGACAGTAGAGCAGGCCGAGCGCATGAAGAAATTCGAGGCTGTCCGCGCGTTGCTGCGTCAATTGCTTTGCGCCAGCATGAGACGGTGCTGAAGATCGCGGCGACTTTCGATTTCGTCCTTCAGCATGGACGCCGTAAGCTTGGCGACATCCTCGTCGAGGTCGAGGCCGGGTAACACTTCCTGGACGATATAGGCCAGGATCTCCTGGGACCGCGACAGGTCGAACAGGGAAGCGTTCGAGAGCCTCGCCCGCTCCGTCGCACTGGTGCGCGCGCCGCGCGTCTCAGCCTTCTGCCTGGCCTGGCGGACCGATTGCAGGATCCTGGCGTCGAAGGCCTGATGCTGCGCTTCCACGGCCGCATCCGGCCGCACGGAAACCGCGCTTGACTGGGCGCGGCGATTGTCGTGTCGGCGGACCTCCAAACTCATCTTGCTGTTCCTCTCGTCGCGCCTGTCAGAAGCGAAGGATGAATTCTTCGCCTTGCCGCCCCACCTTCAGGCTGCCGTCGCGAATGTCCTTTATGTACCAGCCGTCCTCGAGCGCGGCACCCTTGTAGAGGTGGGTGCCGTCGGCACCGATCGCATAAGGCGTTTCCCCGAACCAAACGGCCTGGAGATTGAATTTTGGCGACGTTTTGGCCGCGGCCTCGCCGACCATGCTCGTCAAGACGTAGTTGGTGCCATAGGACCGGTCGAACCAGGTCTGGATATCGCTCCACGACTTGCGCGCCTCCTCGTCGAGCGCACCGGAAACGGCAAACCGCGTCCCGTCCGCCTTTACCTGAAGATCACTCAAGCCCGCCGCAGCGAGGTTTGCCGCAAGCGCCGAAGACACCTCATCGGCCGAGGGCATTGAGGCGCTCGCAGTTCCGGCCGCCACCGTCTTTTCGTCAAAGCTTGCCATCGGCAGCCGGTCGCCGACATTAGCAATCCCTGCCTGGACCGCAGCAATCGTGAGAAGCGAGAAAGCCGCCGCGCCGCCGATCATCCAGGTTGTGCGCTTCGACTTGTCTGCTTTTCTGCCCGGCGCTGCCTGCGCCGGTCGGCAAAGACGAAGGCGCGCGCTGCCAAGCGAAATCGTCACAGGGGTTTTGACGTGAAGGCCGTGGCCAACGGGCACGCTTGTATCCTGCACCATCACGTCGGCGCCGGTTGCCTCGATCATCACCTCGGAACCCGCAAACTGCAGACGCATATGATGCGCGCTCACGTCGCGGTCACTGAGCATGAGATCGCAGTCCGGGGCTGAACCGATCAAGTAGGAGCCGTTTTCCAAAGGCAAGGAGACGCCACTGTGTACGCCGTTGAGGACATCGAGTGTCAAATCGGCAGCAGCATTCCTCAAGACCAGATTGGATGCCATGAACTCTCACCTCGCTCGCCGTATACCAAAGATACCGACGCCACGCTGAAAGCACGGCGCCGTCCAAGCCAAGTCTTTGCAATGGAGATGAGAGGGGCGACGCAAGTCGCCCCTCGGCTTGTGCTTAGCCGTTCGGACGCTGCTTCGCGGCGTCGAGGGCGACCTTCTTTTCGGTCGTGACTTTGGTAATCTCGGCAGACTTCTCGATCGCCTTGTCGAAGGCTTCCGTCATCGTCTTGATTGAATTGTCCGAGGTTTGCGTACCGCTTACACCGGAAACTGCCATTGTCTTCTCCTTGATAATTCAGTCCGGCCGGGAGCAACGCCCCAGCGCCGGTGTACAGTTCTCATCGAGTCGACCGCCCCTGCATAGGGCACCGTAATGGTTAAAGTTGAAGCTCGGAATTGACAATTTCCAAGCGCATCACATAATCTTTCAATGCGTAATATATCGTGATTTCAAACGATTGAAACGGACGTTTCAATGTCATGGAACTGTTACGCATTGAAGAAACACAGTTATTTTTCAGGGCGTTTCAGTTTTCGCTTGTTTAGCAAATAACATTGCTTTGAATTTTGTCCAACTGCGAGTTGCGCATTCCCGGCTGCTGTAATAGTTTTTGGGCCGCTCGACGCGAACAATCGGAACGTTTGACATGAAGAACGTCATGGTTGCGGGGAAGCTATTTATGTTAGCTACGGCTATATTGGCATCCACATATCCGGCCCTTGCAGCTATGCCGCGCTGGTACAGCAGCAAATACCGCTACGTTTTAATCAGCCAGGATGTTCGTGACGCACTGAAGGAGTTCGGGCGCAACCTTTCGATTCCGGTGATCCTGTCGGATCGAATCCGTGGCCAGGTACGCGGGGAGATTCGCGCCGAAACGGCGGGCGGATTCCTCGACAAGGTGACGCAGGCCAACGGGCTGATCTGGTATTTCGATGGCTCGGTTCTGCACGTCAATGCCAGTGACGAGTTCGCGACACAGATCATCAATATCGGCAGGGCAAACGGCCAGTCGGTCATAAACGAGATCAAGCGGTTAGACCTCATGGACGAGCGCTTCTCGGTACTTGCGACCGCCAACGCCCCGGCTATTCGTGTCTCAGGTCCGCCTGCCTTCATCGCCATGGTGAAGCAGGTCGTTTCATCCGTTCAGCCACCCCCAATGACCCAGGTGGACGATCCCCGGGTGCGGATCTTCCGGGGCGGCCAGCACAACGAGGTTGCGGACGATCTGACTGGCAAGGGCCGCCAGACCGTCGCCAATTCCAGCACAAGCGACACCTCATCAGGAGAACACAAATGACCGGATCGGTAGCCGCGACAGCGCAGACGCCCGCCCAGACGCAAAATGTGGACCCCTCGCAGGCACAATTCGAGGAAGCCTTGCAGCAAGCCGTTGCAAGCGGCGGCGGCCAGTTGATCGGGCAAGAAATGATGAAGATCGCCCAGGAAGTGCTCAACGAAGCCTTGTCCGACGAGGAATAATCCCCTTTTTTCCAGCAGGAGACGCAACCATGACGGTTGTCCAGCCAGTTGAGAATGCAACGCTTGCGATGTCCTCTGCGCCGCAGGATCCGGCCTCGGTCGCGTCGCAAGGCCTGTTCGAGCATTCGGCGCTGAACGCCCAAACCCTGCCGCACGGGGCAAGCCCGGCCGATCTCGGCCGGACGATCGTCGACAACCTGAAAGGTTTCGTCGAGCGCGCCGGAAAATTCGCAAGCAACACCGAGCTTTTCGCCCCATTGGACCAATCTCCGGCATCCCAGTCGTTTGCGCCGGATGCGGCCGGCGCTCAAACAAGCGTGACGCGGACACCGGACGGCGAAGCAGGACGGCTAGTCGAGGCACTGGGGAGGATCTTCGATCATGCGATCGAAACGCAGATGGTCGTTCGCGGCCCGACGCAATTCACAAGCGCAACGATGACCCTCGTCAAAGGTCAATGAATATCTCCTGGTGCTCCTCATCGATTGCGCGCGGACTGCTGCTCGCGCTTATGGTCCTGACGCTGCAGGCTTGCAGCGTCGATCTCTATACCAATCTTGACGAACGCGAGGCCAACGAGATGGTCGCAACCCTGCTCTCGAAAGGCATTGCGGCGAGCCGGGTCGTGCAGAAGGACGGCAAGCTGACAGTGACGGTCGACGAGGATCAGTTCTCGCAAGCCGTCACCGCGCTCAACATGGCCGGGCTACCCAAGGCGAAATTCGCGACACTCGGCACCGTGTTCAAGCAGGAAGGCCTCGTCGCTTCGCCCGTGCAGGAACGTGCACAGATGATCTATGCGTTGAGCGAGGAGCTTTCCCGGACTGTTTCCGAGATCGACGGGGTCCTCTCGGCGCGCGTCCACGTCGTGCTCCCGGACAACGACCCGCTGCAGCGCAATGCCATACCGGCCTCCGCTTCTGTCTTCATCCGCCACGAAAAAGATCTCGACGTCAATCCGCTGATCCCGCGGATCAAGACGCTGGTCGCCAACAGCATATCCGGCCTCACCTACGAAAAAGTCTCGGTCGTGCCCGTCGCGAGCGAGCGGGCGAGCGGGCCTGTCACCGGCGCGGAACTCACATCATTCCTGGGGATCTGGATGCTGCCGGCGAGTGTGGCCAGGGCCAAGCTCATCTTCGTCTGCCTTGCCGGCGCCCTGTTTGCCGCGATCGCCGGCCTTGGATACCTGGCATGGCGCAAGCACAGCAGCCGGCGGAAAGTCTATCCGCTGCAGCCCTACGGTCCGGCAAAG
This Rhizobium sullae DNA region includes the following protein-coding sequences:
- the sctJ gene encoding type III secretion system inner membrane ring lipoprotein SctJ, translating into MNISWCSSSIARGLLLALMVLTLQACSVDLYTNLDEREANEMVATLLSKGIAASRVVQKDGKLTVTVDEDQFSQAVTALNMAGLPKAKFATLGTVFKQEGLVASPVQERAQMIYALSEELSRTVSEIDGVLSARVHVVLPDNDPLQRNAIPASASVFIRHEKDLDVNPLIPRIKTLVANSISGLTYEKVSVVPVASERASGPVTGAELTSFLGIWMLPASVARAKLIFVCLAGALFAAIAGLGYLAWRKHSSRRKVYPLQPYGPAK
- a CDS encoding type III secretion protein, with the translated sequence MTQQRADSLEFLHALGLLYCRAGHHERGLVFLLLAARMAPENVSILHSLADAFVETDAGMRAIASIDRISEISKEADPDLARLRSRAHWLRGQEDQARDTFKAYLQARAVK
- the sctV gene encoding type III secretion system export apparatus subunit SctV translates to MNAIATVNQFARAASRRSDIVVAALVMLAITMMIIPMPTFLVDALIGFNFFYSLLILVGALYVSSPVQFSSLPSIILLGTLFRLALSITTTRLILTQADAGQIVSAFGDFVVGGDVLVGLIVFLIITIAQFVVITKGAERVAEVGARFALDAMPGKQMSIDNEARSGEIDQQEARRRREELERESQFYGAMDGAMKFVKGDAVAGLIIITINLIGGLTIGSVRRGMTVGDAAHTYSLLTVGDGLISQIPALMMAVAAGAVVTRVPSGQRPQDLSSEILGQLGASDRALALAAAILFAFGLVPGFPLIVFWTLAAVAGLLAHTARRRPAVGDAAGTASIRREALRPVSSGSPVVEHIAGSLPGGPGNLVGVAHRITVSLGGDLARALPLPVFAERTEASAAAILDDLGIRVPGIGLVADPRRAPAEFRIDFEGVPVVEAALLPGHVMVWDETVDLDIMLVPYVRQPDLLGLKLVWVEQSHAAALDAAGVGYCESADVVMTLLERVLRRYAPEFVDAQEVRALLGRLEEPYGDLIREVLEAVSVQKLADVLRRLIEEDVPITNMRIILQAIAERGAQIQGVQALTDSVRASLGRQICFRLADDNRIVSAYLLTRPFEDEVRAAIEKNMGPAGAISDRLAAPILEELKKRQEKADLQCRTAILTSMDVRRHIRNLLTRHDVNVAVLSYQEISPEFSVQCIGYIALPVAGTAQLEGGRA
- a CDS encoding FHA domain-containing protein, whose amino-acid sequence is MASNLVLRNAAADLTLDVLNGVHSGVSLPLENGSYLIGSAPDCDLMLSDRDVSAHHMRLQFAGSEVMIEATGADVMVQDTSVPVGHGLHVKTPVTISLGSARLRLCRPAQAAPGRKADKSKRTTWMIGGAAAFSLLTIAAVQAGIANVGDRLPMASFDEKTVAAGTASASMPSADEVSSALAANLAAAGLSDLQVKADGTRFAVSGALDEEARKSWSDIQTWFDRSYGTNYVLTSMVGEAAAKTSPKFNLQAVWFGETPYAIGADGTHLYKGAALEDGWYIKDIRDGSLKVGRQGEEFILRF
- a CDS encoding type II and III secretion system protein family protein, whose protein sequence is MLSLRSLRAIAAGDLLSFILVATLALGFFAPSAKAQVKIDAKNGQVLELAVGEGQILRFDEPVESVFLADTAIADVRVVSPGVVYIYATKIGDTDLTALSADQSTRGTVQVRVSGNPRAANQSARALQPTTRVDISLFGGQYVGTGQTRNVGEAMDMENVLQSYSTPDNPALNNTTIAGTNQVNIRVRFAEVARNELTRYGIDWSAFVNSGSFSFGIIRTGGASNEDDTGIAIGARGEHVNVNVLLDALQANGILTILAEPNITAVTGQSASFLAGGEIPVPVPVGNDQIGIEYKQFGVSLQFTPTLLPNNRIALQVRPEVSSVSQDSVVSIGGLVVPSLRIRRADTTVEVGSGQTFAIAGLFQRQESQTLNKTPVVGDVPILGELFKSKRFQRNETELVILITPFLVSPTSERKMKTPLDSPAGAITAPRKKTKPAVNNNGYGFYVE